The Streptomyces sp. Je 1-332 genome has a window encoding:
- a CDS encoding TetR/AcrR family transcriptional regulator has protein sequence MTAAKENPTPRRRAAAMSPERRREMIIQTAIPLIAEYGATVTTSKIARAAGIGEGTIFRVFADKDELLQACVAEALSPEHAIRELDAIDVSQPLPDRLAEAAEALQAHMDRMGAIVGSLGHRGGKHPGTVRGAGRQESTSRIRAALAELLEPERAALRRPPEQIAALFFGLLFTQPRTEDEPDLTAQELVDVFLHGAVSGGVK, from the coding sequence ATGACAGCAGCCAAGGAGAACCCGACCCCCCGCCGCCGCGCCGCCGCCATGTCGCCGGAGCGGCGCCGCGAAATGATCATCCAGACCGCCATCCCGCTGATCGCCGAGTACGGGGCCACGGTGACGACCTCGAAGATCGCCCGCGCCGCGGGCATCGGCGAGGGCACGATCTTCCGTGTCTTCGCCGACAAGGACGAACTGCTGCAGGCCTGCGTGGCCGAGGCCCTCTCCCCCGAGCACGCGATCCGCGAGCTCGACGCGATCGACGTGTCCCAGCCTCTGCCCGACCGGCTCGCGGAGGCGGCCGAGGCGCTGCAGGCGCACATGGACAGGATGGGCGCGATCGTCGGCTCGCTGGGGCATCGCGGCGGCAAGCACCCCGGAACGGTGCGCGGCGCGGGCCGCCAAGAGTCGACGTCCCGTATCCGCGCAGCCCTCGCGGAGCTACTGGAGCCGGAGAGGGCGGCCTTGCGCCGGCCGCCCGAGCAGATCGCCGCCCTCTTCTTCGGGCTGCTCTTCACCCAGCCGCGAACGGAGGACGAACCCGACCTGACCGCTCAGGAGCTGGTGGACGTCTTCCTGCACGGAGCGGTCTCGGGGGGCGTCAAGTGA
- a CDS encoding SDR family oxidoreductase, with amino-acid sequence MSGETYGDERRDMAASGRPLALVTGAGRSAGIATSVVVDLARTGWDVAFTYWTPYDARMQWGGEPGAPENLRKQVASLGARAHAIEADLSDPVVPAQLFDSVERELGNVTALALCHCESVDSGLLDTTVESFDLHFAVNARASWLLIREYGLRFRGEHGSGRIVSLTSDHTAGNLPYGASKGAMDRITLAAARELAHLGVTCNAVNPGPTDTGWMTEEQRADMARSAPLGRLGVPQDCANLVSFLCSTEGGWINGQLLQSDGGLG; translated from the coding sequence ATGAGCGGCGAGACGTACGGGGATGAGCGACGGGACATGGCAGCTTCGGGGCGCCCGCTTGCCCTGGTCACGGGGGCGGGGCGTTCGGCGGGAATCGCGACGTCCGTGGTCGTGGATCTGGCCCGGACGGGCTGGGACGTGGCGTTCACGTACTGGACTCCGTATGACGCGCGGATGCAGTGGGGCGGAGAGCCGGGGGCGCCTGAGAACTTACGGAAGCAGGTGGCGTCACTCGGGGCGAGGGCCCATGCCATCGAGGCGGACCTGAGCGATCCGGTCGTGCCGGCTCAGCTTTTCGACAGCGTCGAGCGCGAACTGGGGAACGTCACCGCGTTGGCGCTCTGCCACTGCGAGTCGGTCGACTCGGGGCTGTTGGACACGACGGTGGAAAGCTTCGACCTGCACTTCGCGGTCAACGCGCGCGCGAGCTGGCTACTGATCCGGGAGTACGGGCTGCGGTTTCGCGGGGAACATGGCAGCGGGCGCATCGTCAGCCTGACCAGCGACCACACAGCCGGCAACCTGCCTTACGGGGCAAGCAAGGGTGCGATGGACCGCATCACGCTGGCCGCCGCGCGTGAACTGGCCCACCTGGGAGTGACCTGCAACGCGGTCAACCCCGGGCCCACCGACACCGGGTGGATGACCGAGGAGCAGAGGGCGGACATGGCCCGCTCTGCTCCCCTGGGGCGCCTGGGCGTGCCGCAGGACTGCGCGAACCTGGTCTCGTTTCTCTGTTCCACCGAGGGCGGATGGATCAACGGCCAGCTTCTCCAGAGCGACGGCGGTCTCGGGTGA
- a CDS encoding MFS transporter: protein MITGRKPGRIAHIAGNDRPERVLILASFVNRVGNGLFNAASALYFTLVVGLPPAQVGAALTVAGLLGLLAGIPGGHLADRRGPRTIMVLALAVQAVAMSALVLVESWGALTVVATVDQLAAAVGGAAWGALVVRVGTDRPALFRAKLRTYVNLGVVLGTVSAGVAVAADTRTAYTVLILGNATSFALCALLLFLLPHYRALARPPEQRRWIALRDRPFVAFTALYGAMGLQYPAVSLLLPIWISEHTDAPRWTVAAVFALNAGVCVLLQTRIGSRIETPRDGGRAFRTAGLLFLLSCPMMALTAHTPVWAAVALVVAAIFVHSLGEIWESSAGFALGFGLAPDHAQGQYQGLLGLGFSAGQALAPAILTTVVLGLGTTGWLVLGAFFATVGAVGPSLERWGTRTRSQLLPM, encoded by the coding sequence ATGATCACCGGAAGAAAGCCCGGTCGAATAGCTCACATAGCGGGGAATGACAGGCCTGAGCGTGTACTGATCCTGGCCAGCTTCGTGAACCGCGTCGGCAATGGACTCTTCAACGCGGCGTCGGCGCTCTACTTCACGTTGGTCGTGGGTCTACCGCCGGCGCAGGTCGGTGCCGCTCTCACGGTCGCTGGGTTGCTGGGCCTGCTCGCGGGCATACCGGGGGGTCACCTGGCCGATCGACGCGGGCCTCGCACGATCATGGTGCTCGCTCTGGCAGTTCAGGCAGTGGCGATGTCCGCTCTCGTACTGGTCGAGAGCTGGGGCGCACTCACGGTCGTCGCAACCGTCGATCAACTCGCCGCGGCAGTCGGCGGCGCGGCCTGGGGAGCCCTCGTGGTCCGGGTCGGCACCGACCGCCCTGCGCTGTTCAGGGCAAAGCTCCGCACCTACGTCAATCTGGGCGTCGTCCTGGGAACCGTGAGTGCCGGAGTCGCGGTCGCTGCGGATACTCGCACTGCCTACACCGTTCTGATTCTCGGCAATGCGACCAGCTTTGCGCTGTGCGCGCTTCTCTTGTTCTTGCTCCCCCACTACCGAGCGTTGGCGCGACCGCCGGAACAGCGTCGCTGGATCGCTCTCCGCGACCGTCCGTTCGTCGCGTTCACCGCCCTCTATGGTGCGATGGGGCTGCAATACCCGGCGGTGTCTTTGCTTCTGCCGATCTGGATCTCGGAGCACACCGACGCGCCGCGCTGGACCGTGGCCGCGGTATTCGCGCTCAATGCGGGAGTCTGCGTCCTCTTGCAGACCAGAATCGGATCCCGTATCGAAACGCCTCGCGACGGCGGCAGAGCATTCCGCACGGCGGGGCTGCTCTTCCTCCTCAGTTGTCCGATGATGGCCCTGACCGCGCACACTCCGGTGTGGGCGGCCGTCGCCCTCGTCGTCGCGGCGATCTTCGTCCACAGCCTCGGCGAGATCTGGGAGTCCTCGGCCGGATTCGCCCTCGGTTTCGGCCTGGCGCCGGACCATGCGCAAGGCCAGTACCAAGGCCTTCTCGGGCTCGGCTTCAGCGCGGGCCAGGCACTCGCCCCCGCCATCCTCACCACCGTCGTACTCGGACTTGGCACCACCGGCTGGCTGGTCCTCGGCGCGTTCTTCGCCACGGTGGGCGCCGTCGGCCCCTCGCTCGAACGCTGGGGTACGCGAACTCGATCCCAGTTGCTCCCTATGTGA
- a CDS encoding VOC family protein: MAIQRMDNVGIVVEDMDAAIAFFVELGMELEGRAEVQGPVADKCTGLDGVHCDIAMVRTPDGHSRLELSKYRSPAAISAGPRNQPHNILGTHRVMFAVDDLEDTVDRLRPHGAEVLGEIARFEDSYLLCYVRGPEGIIVGLAEQLD, encoded by the coding sequence ATGGCGATTCAGCGGATGGACAATGTCGGCATCGTCGTCGAGGACATGGACGCGGCCATCGCGTTCTTCGTGGAACTCGGTATGGAGCTGGAGGGCAGGGCGGAGGTTCAAGGCCCCGTCGCCGACAAGTGCACCGGCCTCGACGGCGTCCACTGTGACATCGCGATGGTCCGCACTCCGGACGGACACAGCCGGCTCGAGCTGTCGAAGTACCGCAGCCCCGCGGCGATCAGCGCCGGGCCGCGCAACCAACCGCACAACATTCTGGGCACGCACCGCGTCATGTTCGCCGTCGACGACCTCGAGGACACCGTTGACCGCCTGCGCCCGCACGGCGCCGAAGTCCTCGGAGAGATCGCCCGGTTCGAGGACAGCTATCTGCTCTGCTATGTCCGCGGCCCCGAGGGCATCATCGTAGGACTGGCCGAGCAACTGGACTGA